In Burkholderiales bacterium, the following are encoded in one genomic region:
- a CDS encoding GGDEF domain-containing protein, protein MQTSGTQASDPAPPRTDGEAEAVPLQLVWRRYVFLLLSLALACALALIVPRLLLPETGVGGQVLLGVTLFLLLGAPAIWFRLLAPLIQDHRERLADYAARTRLAEDRLRAHENNARLEHALEIAEDEGAVLRIAEQALSALANDGGAQLLLANDADGDIEQNITVGDMASAARCTIRRPRDCPTVRRGQGLVYEDSMSLSACAGLSGKIDSSCAAACTPVFVGGQGTGMLRALGQTGDAALYRQLQSLTFNAHLIGRRLGAIRSMAASEAKATTDPLTGLSNRRVLEAGLTRLIHQRARFALVLTDIDHFKKVNDTHGHDVGDRTLKLFAATLKQFVRREDLVCRVGGEEFVMLLAGLDASHGATLVERVRTELPRATARDKVPAFTISAGVVDEQDGSDAETLLRVADGLLYEAKASGRDRVVVSPRVETDAAPAHGAGAGD, encoded by the coding sequence ATGCAGACGAGTGGCACGCAGGCGTCCGATCCGGCCCCGCCGCGGACCGACGGGGAGGCCGAAGCCGTTCCGCTGCAACTCGTGTGGCGCCGCTACGTCTTCCTGCTCCTGTCGCTCGCCCTCGCCTGTGCGCTGGCGCTCATCGTGCCGCGGCTTCTGCTCCCCGAGACGGGCGTTGGCGGCCAGGTCCTGCTCGGCGTGACGCTGTTCCTCCTGCTCGGAGCGCCGGCGATCTGGTTCCGCCTGCTCGCGCCCCTGATCCAGGATCATCGCGAACGTCTCGCCGACTACGCTGCCAGGACGCGCCTCGCGGAGGACCGCCTGCGGGCGCACGAGAACAACGCGCGCCTCGAGCACGCGCTCGAGATCGCCGAGGACGAAGGCGCCGTCCTGCGCATCGCCGAACAGGCGTTGAGCGCGTTGGCCAACGACGGCGGCGCGCAACTCCTCCTCGCGAACGACGCCGACGGCGACATCGAGCAGAACATCACCGTCGGCGACATGGCCTCCGCGGCGCGTTGCACGATACGGCGCCCGCGCGACTGTCCGACGGTGCGCCGCGGCCAGGGGCTCGTCTACGAGGACAGCATGTCGCTCAGCGCGTGCGCGGGCCTGAGCGGCAAGATCGACTCGAGTTGCGCGGCGGCCTGCACCCCGGTGTTCGTCGGCGGACAGGGGACGGGCATGTTGCGCGCGCTCGGACAGACCGGCGATGCCGCGCTCTACCGTCAGCTGCAGTCGCTCACCTTCAACGCGCACCTGATCGGCCGGCGCCTGGGAGCCATCCGGTCGATGGCGGCGTCGGAGGCGAAGGCGACGACCGACCCGCTCACGGGGCTGTCCAACCGCCGTGTGCTCGAGGCCGGGCTGACGCGGCTCATCCATCAGCGCGCGCGGTTCGCCCTCGTGCTCACCGACATCGACCACTTCAAGAAGGTGAACGACACGCACGGGCACGACGTGGGCGATCGCACGCTCAAGCTCTTCGCCGCCACGCTCAAGCAGTTCGTCCGCCGCGAGGACCTCGTGTGCCGCGTCGGCGGCGAGGAGTTCGTGATGCTGCTCGCCGGCCTCGACGCGAGCCACGGCGCGACGCTCGTCGAGCGCGTCCGCACCGAACTGCCGCGGGCCACCGCGCGCGACAAGGTTCCCGCATTCACGATCAGCGCCGGCGTGGTCGACGAGCAGGACGGCAGCGACGCCGAAACGCTGCTGCGCGTCGCCGACGGCCTCCTCTACGAGGCCAAGGCGTCGGGCCGCGACCGCGTCGTGGTCTCGCCCCGCGTCGAGACCGATGCGGCGCCCGCCCACGGCGCCGGCGCGGGAGACTGA
- a CDS encoding PrsW family intramembrane metalloprotease has protein sequence MSGTLLSHALVGLLPVVLFLLVLLWLDSYKLVSMRLVLAVTLCGVAAAVACYFVNGWLVGVLALDVATYARTLGPAVEEAAKGLVVVALIRANRVGFLVDAAICGFAVGAGFAMVENLQYQRLLPDAGLATWIVRGFGTAIMHGGVTAIFAMMGLTLLEKAERAGIAAFVPGYALAVALHAAFNLLGGSPRAATLAVLLVLPPLMFVVFQRSERAVGAWLGRGFDADAAMLASINSGRFADSPAGRYLESLRRRFRGPVVADLLCYLRLHTELALRAKGVLMMRENGFDAPVDEATRDKFAEMDYLESSIGRTGLLALKPMLHMSHRDLWQLHMLGK, from the coding sequence ATGTCGGGCACTCTCCTGTCGCACGCGCTGGTCGGCCTGTTGCCGGTGGTCCTGTTCCTGCTCGTGCTCCTGTGGCTCGACAGCTACAAGCTCGTCTCGATGCGCCTCGTGCTCGCGGTGACGCTCTGCGGCGTCGCCGCCGCGGTCGCGTGCTATTTCGTCAACGGCTGGCTCGTCGGGGTGCTCGCGCTCGACGTCGCGACCTACGCGCGCACGCTCGGACCGGCGGTCGAGGAGGCCGCGAAGGGGCTCGTCGTCGTCGCGCTGATCCGCGCGAACCGCGTCGGGTTCCTCGTCGACGCCGCGATCTGCGGCTTCGCGGTGGGCGCCGGGTTCGCGATGGTCGAGAACCTGCAGTACCAGCGCCTGCTGCCCGACGCCGGACTCGCGACCTGGATCGTGCGGGGCTTCGGCACCGCGATCATGCACGGAGGCGTCACCGCGATCTTCGCGATGATGGGCCTGACGCTCCTCGAGAAGGCGGAGCGCGCCGGCATCGCCGCCTTCGTGCCGGGCTACGCGCTCGCCGTCGCGCTGCACGCGGCGTTCAATCTCCTCGGCGGCTCGCCGCGCGCCGCGACGCTCGCGGTGCTGCTGGTGCTGCCGCCGCTCATGTTCGTCGTGTTCCAGCGGAGCGAGCGCGCGGTGGGCGCCTGGCTGGGGCGCGGCTTCGACGCCGACGCGGCGATGCTCGCGTCGATCAACTCGGGGCGCTTCGCCGATTCGCCGGCCGGCCGCTACCTCGAGAGCCTGCGGCGGCGCTTTCGCGGGCCGGTCGTCGCCGATCTCCTGTGCTACCTGCGGCTGCACACCGAACTCGCGCTCCGCGCGAAGGGCGTGCTGATGATGCGCGAGAACGGCTTCGACGCGCCGGTCGACGAGGCGACGCGCGACAAGTTCGCCGAGATGGACTATCTCGAGTCGAGCATCGGGCGCACCGGGCTCCTCGCGCTGAAGCCGATGCTGCACATGAGCCATCGCGACCTCTGGCAGCTCCACATGCTGGGGAAGTAG
- a CDS encoding type II toxin-antitoxin system VapC family toxin has protein sequence MVLVDTNVLLDVLENDPAWAEWSLRQLRAQSKAHDLAINPVIYAELSLAFDSVPALDSAIEEMGLAVHELPRPALFLAGRAFLRYRREGGNKSNVLPDFFIGAHAAVQDWNLLTRDARRYRNYFPTVALIAPEGA, from the coding sequence ATGGTGCTCGTCGACACCAACGTCCTGCTGGACGTGCTGGAGAACGATCCGGCGTGGGCCGAGTGGTCGTTGCGCCAGTTGCGCGCCCAGTCGAAGGCGCACGACCTCGCCATCAATCCGGTCATCTACGCGGAACTGTCGTTGGCATTCGATTCGGTGCCGGCGCTGGATTCCGCCATCGAGGAGATGGGCCTGGCCGTGCACGAACTGCCGCGCCCCGCGCTGTTCCTCGCGGGCCGGGCGTTCCTGAGGTACCGCCGCGAGGGCGGCAACAAGTCCAACGTGCTTCCCGACTTCTTCATCGGCGCGCACGCCGCAGTCCAGGACTGGAACCTGCTCACGCGCGACGCGCGACGCTACCGCAACTACTTCCCGACGGTCGCGCTGATCGCTCCGGAAGGCGCGTGA
- a CDS encoding type II toxin-antitoxin system PrlF family antitoxin produces MATTMTVKGQVTIPKKVRDALRLAPGDGVEFGVNREGQVVVSKAGGRGARGAGGVKRDRFEAARGKAQVKWRTDDLMALLRGED; encoded by the coding sequence GTGGCGACCACGATGACGGTGAAGGGCCAGGTCACCATCCCGAAGAAGGTGCGCGACGCGCTGCGCCTCGCGCCCGGGGATGGCGTGGAGTTCGGCGTCAATCGCGAAGGCCAGGTCGTGGTCAGCAAGGCAGGCGGGCGAGGCGCGAGGGGCGCAGGCGGAGTCAAGCGTGATCGCTTCGAAGCGGCGCGCGGCAAGGCGCAGGTGAAGTGGCGCACCGACGACCTGATGGCCCTGCTCCGCGGCGAGGACTGA
- a CDS encoding DEAD/DEAH box helicase, whose amino-acid sequence MSFQSLGLSDALVRAVAEQGYTRPTPIQAQAIPAVLTGGDLLAGAQTGTGKTAGFVLPMLQRLSAAPAARAPSGGRGARTPVRALVVTPTRELAAQVESSIRAYGKHLRFRSMTLFGGVGFGPQVEQLKRGVDIIVATPGRLIDHAGERNVDLSTVEILVLDEADRMLDMGFLPDIRRILALLPAKRQNLLFSATFPDEIRALAERLLERPRTIEVTPPNSTVDAIRQRVLAVGRDRKRELLSWMIGRHRWEQVLVFTRTKHGADKLAQALERDGIRAQAIHGNKSQGARTRALAGFKDGEVNVLVATDIAARGIDIAELPRVVNYDLPNVPEDYVHRIGRTGRAGADGEAISLVCVDEHDFLRDIERLIRRTLPRETIEGFEPDPAERAQPVFAKQRGRGHGHGGHAPHAHAREKAAPRGHGRPAAHGKAAGQVERRAPAHAQGQRSSGGPAGGRTHGAPRSGNAQRRRGTSR is encoded by the coding sequence ATGTCGTTTCAATCGCTCGGCCTGTCCGACGCGCTCGTGCGCGCCGTCGCCGAACAGGGCTACACCCGTCCCACCCCGATCCAGGCGCAAGCCATTCCCGCCGTCCTCACCGGCGGCGACCTCCTCGCCGGCGCGCAGACCGGCACCGGCAAGACGGCCGGCTTCGTGCTGCCGATGCTGCAGCGCCTGTCCGCCGCTCCGGCCGCGCGCGCGCCGTCGGGCGGCCGCGGAGCGCGCACGCCGGTACGCGCGCTCGTCGTCACGCCGACGCGCGAACTCGCCGCGCAGGTCGAGTCGTCGATCCGCGCCTACGGCAAGCACCTGCGCTTCCGCTCGATGACGCTGTTCGGCGGCGTCGGCTTCGGGCCGCAGGTCGAGCAACTGAAGCGCGGCGTCGACATCATCGTCGCCACGCCGGGCCGGCTCATCGACCACGCGGGCGAGCGCAACGTCGACCTGTCGACGGTCGAGATCCTCGTGCTCGACGAGGCGGACCGGATGCTCGACATGGGCTTCCTGCCGGACATCCGCCGCATCCTCGCGCTCCTCCCGGCGAAGCGGCAGAACCTGCTGTTCTCGGCGACCTTCCCCGACGAGATCCGCGCGCTGGCCGAGCGCCTGCTCGAACGTCCGCGCACGATCGAGGTCACGCCGCCCAACTCGACCGTCGACGCGATCCGGCAGAGGGTCCTCGCCGTCGGCCGCGACCGCAAGCGCGAACTGCTGTCGTGGATGATCGGACGCCACCGCTGGGAGCAGGTGCTCGTGTTCACGCGCACCAAGCACGGTGCCGACAAGCTCGCGCAGGCGCTCGAGCGCGACGGCATCCGAGCGCAGGCGATCCACGGCAACAAGAGCCAGGGCGCCCGCACCCGCGCGCTCGCCGGCTTCAAGGACGGCGAGGTGAACGTGCTGGTCGCGACCGACATCGCGGCGCGCGGCATCGACATCGCCGAGCTGCCGCGCGTGGTCAACTACGATCTCCCGAACGTGCCCGAGGACTACGTGCACCGGATCGGCCGCACCGGCCGCGCCGGCGCCGACGGCGAGGCGATCTCGCTCGTCTGCGTCGACGAGCACGATTTCCTTCGCGACATCGAGCGCCTGATCCGGCGCACGCTGCCGCGCGAAACGATCGAAGGCTTCGAGCCGGATCCGGCCGAGCGCGCGCAGCCGGTCTTCGCGAAGCAGCGCGGCCGCGGCCACGGTCACGGCGGGCACGCTCCGCACGCGCACGCACGCGAGAAGGCCGCTCCGCGCGGCCACGGCCGCCCGGCCGCTCACGGCAAGGCCGCAGGCCAGGTCGAGCGGCGCGCGCCTGCGCACGCGCAGGGGCAGCGGTCGTCCGGCGGCCCGGCAGGCGGACGCACGCACGGCGCGCCGCGCAGCGGAAACGCGCAGCGGCGTCGCGGCACCTCGCGCTGA
- the recQ gene encoding DNA helicase RecQ yields MNPRSAVDLASRARDTLRRVFGHDAFRDAQQAIVQHVASGGDALVLMPTGAGKSLCYQVPALLRDGCALVVSPLIALMTDQVAALTQLGVRAAFLNSTLDARAAAATERAFEHGELDLLYVAPERLLTPGCLDLVGRARVALFAIDEAHCVSQWGHDFRPEYLGLSVLHERWPAVPRIALTATADPLTRTEIVERLALHDARTFVSSFDRPNLRYTIVDKAEPREQLLAFIREEHAGEAGIVYRLTRKSVDETAAWLAGRGVDAIPYHAGMDAADRAANQMRFQREDGVVVVATIAFGMGIDKPDVRFVAHLDLPKSIEGYYQETGRAGRDGLPADAWMAYGLSDVVQQRRLIEQSDASDAFKRVSGAKLDALLGLAETAGCRRVRLLDYFGEASAPCGNCDNCLAPPQTFDATDAARKALSAVYRTGQRFGAAHVIDVLRGKGGDKVARWDHDRLAVFGVGADLDEQAWRGVFRQLVAQGLVRVDHEAHGALKLAEASRAVLRGEATVAMRRAVGRAPKPSKVRGEAAALAGPARDRFDALKAWRLSQARAQGVPAYVILHDRTLAAIAAAQPDSIAALAQIDGIGAAKLERYGEAIVALTRDDR; encoded by the coding sequence ATGAACCCCCGCTCCGCCGTCGACCTCGCATCGCGCGCCCGCGACACGCTGCGCCGGGTCTTCGGCCACGATGCGTTCCGCGACGCGCAGCAGGCGATCGTGCAGCACGTCGCCTCGGGCGGCGACGCGCTCGTGCTGATGCCGACCGGCGCCGGCAAGAGCCTGTGCTACCAGGTGCCCGCGCTGCTGCGCGACGGATGCGCGCTCGTCGTCTCGCCGCTCATCGCGCTGATGACCGACCAGGTCGCCGCACTCACGCAGCTCGGCGTGCGCGCGGCGTTCCTCAACTCGACCCTCGATGCGCGCGCGGCCGCTGCGACCGAGCGCGCGTTCGAGCACGGCGAGCTCGACCTCCTCTACGTCGCGCCCGAGCGCCTGCTCACGCCGGGCTGCCTCGACCTCGTCGGCCGCGCGCGCGTCGCGCTGTTCGCGATCGACGAGGCGCACTGCGTCTCGCAGTGGGGCCACGATTTCCGACCCGAGTACCTCGGGCTGTCGGTGCTGCACGAGCGCTGGCCCGCCGTGCCGCGCATCGCGCTCACCGCCACGGCCGACCCGCTGACGCGCACCGAGATCGTCGAGCGGCTCGCGCTGCACGACGCGCGCACCTTCGTGTCGAGCTTCGACCGGCCGAACCTCCGCTACACGATCGTCGACAAGGCCGAGCCGCGCGAGCAGCTGCTCGCCTTCATTCGCGAGGAACACGCGGGCGAGGCGGGGATCGTCTACCGGCTCACGCGCAAGTCGGTCGACGAGACGGCCGCGTGGCTCGCGGGCAGGGGCGTGGACGCGATTCCCTACCACGCGGGGATGGACGCCGCGGACCGCGCCGCGAACCAGATGCGCTTCCAGCGCGAGGACGGCGTCGTGGTCGTCGCCACCATCGCCTTCGGCATGGGCATCGACAAGCCCGACGTGCGCTTCGTCGCGCACCTCGACCTGCCGAAGAGCATCGAAGGCTACTACCAGGAGACCGGACGGGCCGGGCGCGACGGCCTTCCCGCCGACGCGTGGATGGCGTACGGACTCTCCGACGTCGTGCAGCAGCGGCGCCTGATCGAGCAGTCGGACGCGAGCGACGCGTTCAAGCGCGTGTCGGGCGCGAAGCTCGACGCGTTGCTCGGTCTGGCGGAGACCGCGGGGTGCCGGCGCGTCCGGCTGCTCGACTACTTCGGCGAGGCGAGCGCGCCCTGCGGCAACTGCGACAACTGCCTCGCGCCGCCGCAGACCTTCGACGCGACCGATGCGGCGCGCAAGGCGCTCTCGGCGGTCTACCGGACCGGGCAGCGCTTCGGCGCGGCGCACGTCATCGACGTGCTGCGCGGCAAGGGCGGCGACAAGGTCGCCCGCTGGGACCACGACCGGCTCGCGGTGTTCGGCGTCGGCGCCGACCTCGACGAGCAGGCCTGGCGCGGCGTGTTCCGCCAACTGGTCGCGCAGGGGCTCGTGCGTGTCGACCACGAGGCGCACGGCGCGCTCAAGCTCGCCGAAGCGAGCCGCGCCGTGCTGCGCGGCGAGGCCACGGTGGCGATGCGCCGCGCGGTCGGGCGCGCGCCGAAGCCCTCGAAGGTCCGCGGAGAAGCCGCCGCGCTCGCGGGGCCCGCACGCGACCGCTTCGACGCGCTCAAGGCCTGGCGCCTTTCACAGGCGCGCGCGCAAGGCGTGCCCGCGTACGTGATCCTGCACGACCGCACGCTCGCGGCGATCGCGGCCGCTCAGCCCGACTCGATCGCCGCGCTCGCGCAGATCGACGGCATCGGCGCCGCCAAGCTCGAGCGCTACGGCGAGGCGATCGTCGCGCTCACGCGCGACGACCGATAG
- a CDS encoding STAS/SEC14 domain-containing protein, translated as MLSHHLDRDRGVLTLAPSGSLRSADFAAVAAEVDPWIAEHGALEGVLIHARAFPGWENFAGFLGHVGFVRDHAAKVRRLAFASDSPLLAFAPQVARFFVRAEVRHFAWAECDAAAAWLAAP; from the coding sequence ATGCTCTCCCACCACCTCGACCGCGACCGGGGCGTGCTGACGCTCGCGCCGTCGGGCTCGCTTCGCTCGGCCGACTTCGCGGCGGTGGCGGCGGAAGTGGATCCGTGGATCGCCGAGCACGGCGCGCTCGAGGGCGTGCTGATCCACGCGAGGGCGTTCCCCGGCTGGGAGAACTTCGCCGGATTCCTCGGGCACGTCGGGTTCGTGCGCGACCACGCCGCCAAGGTCCGTCGCCTCGCCTTCGCGTCCGACAGCCCGCTGCTCGCGTTCGCCCCGCAGGTCGCGCGCTTCTTCGTGCGGGCGGAGGTGCGCCATTTCGCCTGGGCCGAGTGCGACGCCGCGGCGGCGTGGCTCGCGGCCCCCTGA
- the gshB gene encoding glutathione synthase produces MARPMDIAFVVDPLHELKAYKDSSVAMMRALARRGHRVFAMLQGDLAWADGTTSALASELSVGDDDHDWYSALPPSRRRLAAFDATIMRKDPPFDMEYVYSTYLLERAEGEGARVYNRPRSIRDHNEKFAIAKFGRFVAPTLVTRDAALVHAFIDEHRDTVVKPLDGMGGTSVFRVRADDPNRNVIVETVGQEGARSVMAQRFIPEIAEGDKRILVIAGEPVPYALARIPKAGETRGNLAAGGRGVARALTARDREIAEALGPALWAEGLLVVGLDVIGEHLTEVNVTSPTCFVEIAAQTGFDVAGMFAERLERAAGART; encoded by the coding sequence ATCGCCCGACCGATGGATATCGCATTCGTCGTCGACCCGCTGCACGAACTCAAGGCCTACAAGGATTCGAGCGTCGCGATGATGCGCGCGCTCGCGCGCCGCGGGCACCGCGTCTTCGCCATGCTGCAGGGCGACCTCGCCTGGGCCGACGGCACGACGAGCGCGCTCGCGAGCGAACTCTCGGTCGGCGACGACGACCACGACTGGTACAGCGCGCTGCCGCCGTCGCGCCGCCGCCTCGCCGCGTTCGACGCGACGATCATGCGCAAGGACCCGCCGTTCGACATGGAGTACGTCTACTCGACCTACCTGCTCGAGCGGGCGGAGGGCGAGGGCGCGCGCGTCTACAACCGCCCGCGGTCGATCCGCGACCACAACGAGAAGTTCGCGATCGCGAAGTTCGGCCGCTTCGTCGCGCCGACGCTCGTCACGCGCGACGCCGCGCTCGTGCACGCGTTCATCGACGAGCACCGCGACACGGTCGTGAAGCCGCTCGACGGGATGGGCGGCACCTCGGTGTTCCGGGTGCGCGCCGACGACCCCAACCGCAACGTGATCGTCGAGACGGTCGGGCAGGAAGGCGCGCGCAGCGTCATGGCGCAGCGCTTCATCCCCGAGATCGCGGAAGGCGACAAGCGCATCCTCGTCATCGCCGGCGAGCCGGTGCCCTACGCCCTCGCGCGCATCCCGAAGGCAGGCGAGACGCGCGGCAATCTCGCGGCGGGCGGACGCGGCGTCGCGCGAGCGCTCACCGCGCGCGACCGCGAGATCGCCGAGGCGCTCGGGCCCGCGCTCTGGGCCGAGGGCCTCCTCGTCGTGGGGCTCGACGTGATCGGCGAACACCTGACCGAAGTCAACGTGACGAGCCCGACCTGCTTCGTCGAGATCGCGGCGCAGACCGGCTTCGACGTGGCGGGCATGTTCGCCGAGCGCCTCGAGCGCGCGGCGGGCGCGCGAACGTAG
- a CDS encoding PTS fructose transporter subunit IIA translates to MIGILIVAHDSLPDALARTVAHVLGSRPPQFETLPVRPTDDPLDLLPAARAQVARLDTGDGVLVFTDLYGASPSNLAKKLVQPGRVEALAGVNLPMLVRAVTYRSKGLETMVRKAVSGGCEGVVHIVVDPTHAATRT, encoded by the coding sequence ATGATCGGCATCCTGATCGTCGCCCACGACTCGCTGCCCGACGCGCTCGCGCGCACCGTGGCGCACGTATTGGGCTCCCGTCCCCCGCAGTTCGAGACGTTGCCGGTCCGTCCCACCGACGACCCGCTCGACCTCTTGCCCGCCGCGCGCGCGCAGGTCGCGCGCCTCGACACCGGCGACGGGGTGCTCGTGTTCACCGATCTCTACGGCGCGTCGCCGTCGAATCTCGCGAAGAAGCTCGTGCAACCGGGCCGGGTCGAGGCGCTCGCCGGCGTCAACCTGCCGATGCTGGTGCGGGCGGTGACCTACCGGTCGAAGGGGCTGGAGACGATGGTCCGCAAGGCGGTCTCCGGCGGTTGCGAGGGTGTCGTGCACATCGTGGTCGATCCAACCCATGCCGCAACGCGAACTTGA
- a CDS encoding HPr family phosphocarrier protein produces the protein MPQRELEIVNKLGLHARASAKLTQLASRFQSEVHLARNGRRVNAKSIMGVMMLAAGKGAKVTLETSGPDEEEAMKALCALVADCFGEGQ, from the coding sequence ATGCCGCAACGCGAACTTGAGATCGTCAACAAGCTCGGCCTGCACGCGCGCGCCTCGGCGAAGCTGACGCAGCTCGCGTCGCGGTTCCAGAGCGAGGTGCACCTCGCGCGGAATGGCCGGCGCGTGAACGCGAAGAGCATCATGGGCGTGATGATGCTGGCCGCGGGCAAGGGCGCGAAGGTGACGCTCGAGACTTCCGGTCCGGACGAGGAGGAAGCGATGAAGGCGTTGTGCGCGCTCGTCGCCGACTGTTTCGGCGAAGGGCAGTGA
- a CDS encoding HPr family phosphocarrier protein, translating into MQIREIRLRNVKGLHARVAARVVKVSNRFKSRAILVVGERRASARSIMAVLMLAAAMGATVRLEIEGPDEVQAVEALAAVLGAPGDLR; encoded by the coding sequence ATGCAGATCCGCGAAATCCGCCTGCGCAACGTCAAGGGCCTGCACGCCCGCGTCGCGGCGCGCGTCGTCAAGGTCTCGAACCGCTTCAAGAGCCGCGCGATCCTCGTCGTCGGCGAGCGGCGCGCGAGCGCGCGCAGCATCATGGCCGTGCTGATGCTGGCCGCGGCGATGGGCGCGACCGTGCGCCTCGAGATCGAAGGTCCCGACGAGGTCCAGGCGGTCGAGGCGCTCGCCGCCGTGCTGGGCGCCCCCGGCGACCTGCGTTGA
- the ptsP gene encoding phosphoenolpyruvate--protein phosphotransferase has translation MVSFALHGIGVSRGIAIGRAQLVSHATLEVAHYTVPAARVDEEVARLAFAIEEVQKELTALHGTMTKSGEVPGEFGAFLDVHWMILNDPTIAEAPKRIIAEQRCNAEWALAQQMNVLVEQFEQIEDPYLRERKADVVQVVERVLKRLMGKPGVLPNAVAEERTILVAHDLSPADVIGFKQHHFAAFLTDLGGVTSHTAIVARSLAVPAVVATHNARQMIHDGELLIVDGTHHVVIVNPDRAVLAEYRLKQSELDLERQKLRRLRGKPAETLDGQRVELHANIELPGDLAQVLESGASGVGLFRSEFLYLNRVGLPGEDEQFEAYRAVAAGLAGKTVTIRTFDLGADKSKEGLGGLSRVAPNPALGLRAVRFCLAEPKLFLTQLRAILRASHYGRVRILIPMLASVAEIDATLAMIEQAKESLRERGEPFDTEVPVGGMIEIPAAVLAIGSFLERLDFLSIGTNDLIQYTLAVDRADESVSHLYDQLHPAIVRLLALAIGDAVKAKVPIAVCGEMAGDTLMTRLLLGLGLRDFSMHPAHVPAVKQRVLTSDVGAIKPIVDRMRRTDSPAKLAALMDKLNA, from the coding sequence ATGGTCAGCTTCGCGCTCCACGGCATCGGCGTCTCGCGCGGCATCGCGATCGGCCGCGCGCAGCTCGTCTCGCACGCGACCCTCGAGGTCGCCCACTACACGGTGCCCGCCGCGCGCGTCGACGAGGAGGTCGCGCGCCTCGCCTTCGCGATCGAGGAGGTCCAGAAGGAGCTGACCGCGCTGCACGGCACGATGACGAAGTCGGGCGAGGTGCCCGGCGAGTTCGGCGCGTTCCTCGACGTCCACTGGATGATCCTGAACGACCCGACGATCGCGGAGGCGCCGAAGCGGATCATCGCCGAGCAGCGCTGCAACGCCGAGTGGGCGCTGGCCCAGCAGATGAACGTGCTGGTCGAGCAGTTCGAGCAGATCGAGGATCCCTACCTGCGCGAACGCAAGGCCGACGTCGTGCAGGTGGTCGAGCGCGTGCTGAAGCGGCTGATGGGCAAGCCCGGCGTGCTGCCCAACGCGGTCGCGGAGGAGCGCACGATCCTCGTCGCGCACGACCTCTCGCCGGCCGACGTCATCGGGTTCAAGCAGCACCACTTCGCCGCGTTCCTGACCGACCTGGGCGGCGTGACCTCGCACACCGCGATCGTCGCGCGGAGCCTCGCGGTCCCCGCGGTCGTCGCCACGCACAACGCGCGGCAGATGATCCACGACGGCGAGTTGCTGATCGTGGACGGCACCCACCACGTCGTCATCGTCAATCCCGACCGCGCGGTGCTCGCCGAGTACCGGCTGAAACAGAGCGAACTCGACCTCGAGCGGCAGAAGCTCAGGCGCCTGCGCGGGAAGCCGGCGGAGACGCTCGACGGGCAGCGCGTCGAGCTCCACGCCAACATCGAACTGCCCGGCGACCTCGCGCAGGTCCTGGAGAGCGGCGCGTCGGGCGTCGGCCTCTTCCGCTCCGAGTTCCTCTACCTGAACCGCGTCGGTCTGCCGGGCGAGGACGAGCAGTTCGAGGCGTACCGCGCGGTCGCCGCGGGGCTCGCCGGCAAGACGGTCACGATCCGCACGTTCGATCTCGGCGCCGACAAGAGCAAGGAGGGACTGGGCGGCCTCTCGCGCGTGGCGCCCAATCCGGCGCTGGGCCTGCGCGCGGTGCGCTTCTGCCTCGCCGAGCCCAAGCTGTTCCTCACCCAGTTGCGGGCGATCCTGCGCGCGTCGCATTACGGCCGCGTGCGCATCCTGATCCCGATGCTCGCCTCGGTCGCGGAGATCGACGCGACGCTCGCGATGATCGAGCAGGCGAAGGAGAGCCTGCGCGAACGCGGCGAACCGTTCGACACGGAGGTGCCGGTCGGCGGGATGATCGAGATCCCCGCGGCGGTGCTCGCGATCGGGAGCTTCCTCGAGCGCCTCGATTTCCTGTCGATCGGCACCAACGACCTCATCCAGTACACGCTCGCGGTCGACCGGGCCGATGAGTCCGTGTCGCATCTCTACGATCAGCTCCATCCGGCGATCGTCCGGCTCCTCGCGCTCGCGATCGGCGACGCGGTCAAGGCCAAGGTGCCGATCGCGGTCTGCGGCGAGATGGCCGGCGACACGCTGATGACGCGACTTCTGCTGGGCCTCGGGTTGCGCGACTTCTCGATGCACCCGGCGCACGTCCCGGCGGTCAAGCAGCGCGTGCTCACCTCCGACGTCGGCGCGATCAAGCCGATCGTCGACCGGATGCGGCGCACCGACTCGCCGGCGAAGCTCGCCGCGCTGATGGACAAGCTGAACGCCTGA